From the genome of Triticum aestivum cultivar Chinese Spring chromosome 3B, IWGSC CS RefSeq v2.1, whole genome shotgun sequence, one region includes:
- the LOC123066023 gene encoding cytosolic sulfotransferase 5-like, whose product MASSPQSSSSAPKADDKAASHKEIYDQLLEVVSTYPTAPSGIGRPYTHHPDGWYAFTPAVVNAMVIKRHLKACDTDVFLSTFPKSGTTWLKALLFATLRRTADGPAIAALAAHSPHQLIPFLEVQVFSNGRIPDLSSLPAPRLLMTHIPSRSLPESVAASGCKVVYLCRDPKDCFVSLWHFWNRFAPSPWDLGEALQQFCDGVSLFGPFWEHVLGYWRWHVERPEQVLFLTYEELAADTLGQLKRLAAFLGRPFTSEEREARVDREIVEACAMESLAGLEVNRSGKTDMTESSVANNIFFRRGVVGDWKNHLTPEMARRIDEITDSKFRGSGLALTPATADQN is encoded by the coding sequence ATGGCGTCCTCTCCACAATCCTCCTCCTCTGCACCCAAAGCCGACGACAAGGCAGCGTCCCACAAAGAAATCTACGACCAGCTACTAGAGGTCGTGTCCACCTACCCGACGGCGCCTAGCGGCATCGGCCGCCCGTACACCCACCACCCAGACGGCTGGTACGCGTTCACGCCGGCCGTCGTGAACGCCATGGTCATCAAGCGGCACCTCAAGGCGTGCGACACCGACGTCTTCCTCTCCACCTTTCCGAAGTCCGGCACCACCTGGCTCAAGGCGCTCCTGTTTGCGACCCTCCGCCGCACCGCGGACGGGCCAGCGATCGCGGCGCTCGCAGCCCACAGCCCCCACCAGCTCATCCCTTTCCTCGAGGTCCAGGTTTTCAGCAACGGCCGGATCCCAGACCTGAGCTCCCTCCCTGCGCCGCGGCTCCTGATGACGCACATCCCGTCCCGGTCGCTGCCGGAGTCCGTGGCCGCCTCCGGCTGCAAGGTGGTGTACCTGTGCCGGGACCCCAAGGACTGCTTCGTGTCGCTCTGGCACTTCTGGAACCGGTTCGCGCCGTCGCCGTGGGACCTCGGTGAGGCGCTCCAGCAGTTCTGCGACGGcgtctccctgttcgggcctttcTGGGAGCACGTGCTGGGCTACTGGCGCTGGCATGTGGAGAGGCCGGAGCAGGTTCTATTCCTGACCtacgaggagctcgccgccgacaccCTCGGCCAGCTGAAGCGGCTCGCTGCGTTTCTCGGGCGCCCGTTCACGTCAGAGGAGCGGGAAGCCAGGGTAGACAGGGAGATCGTGGAGGCATGCGCCATGGAGAGCCTGGCGGGACTGGAGGTGAACCGCTCCGGGAAGACGGACATGACCGAGTCTTCAGTGGCGAACAACATATTCTTCCGGCGCGGCGTCGTTGGCGACTGGAAGAACCACCTGACGCCGGAGATGGCTAGAAGGATCGATGAGATCACCGATAGCAAGTTCAGAGGATCGGGGTTGGCGTTGACGCCGGCAACCGCAGATCAGAACTAG